In Lolium rigidum isolate FL_2022 chromosome 7, APGP_CSIRO_Lrig_0.1, whole genome shotgun sequence, the DNA window GCCACCaatgccggcgcgccgccacgtggggagggggccacgaccccctcggccatcgccctttcgcgtacttcatctcccagaaaccctaaggtgcgggggaacatcgaggatagtcatcgcctcctcctcgaggcggaaaacaccagagagaaaagagctctccggcaggcagaaatctgccggggaaattccctcccagaggggggaaatcgtcgccatcgtcaccgtcatcgagctggacttcattgggatcatcgtcatcatcatctccaccaccgacaccgtcatctccaccgctgcacctcgtctctgctgtaacatctagggttgaatcttgagtatttcatagggggaactctcccggtgttgattactccttgttattgatgctattgagtgaaaccgttgaatcaaggtttatgttcagattgttatccatcatcatatcaccatgttccatatgatgtcttgtgagtagttcgtttagttcttgaggacatgggtgaagtctaaatgttagtagtgaactatgttgagtaatatttaatggtttgatatttaagttgtggtgttattcttctagtggtgtcatgtgaacgtcgactacatgacacttcacctttatgggcctaggggaatgcatcttgtattcgtttgctaattgtggggttgctggagtgacagcaacctcgaacccccattggtatatcgatgcatgagggatagaaggatctcgtagtttaaggatcgtggttagatttatcttaattactttcttgtatttgcggatgcttgcaaggggtttaatcacaagtatgtattagtcctaggaagggcggtgcattagcataggttcacccacacaacacttatcaaaacaatgaagattaatcaactatatgaagcgaaagcactagactacattcccgtgtgtcctcaagaacgtttggtcatcataagtaaacaaaccggcttgtcctttgtgctaaaaaggattgggccacttgctgcaattattattcttgcattttacttacttgtattttatttatctcgctatatcaaaacctcctgaaaacttgtctgtgagcatttacagtgaatccttcatcgaaactgcttgtcaacaccttctgctcctcgttgggttcgacactcttatttatcgaaagtactgcgatacaccccctatacttgtgggtcatcactcccccataatgtgataaagcatttcttctaatcaagaggcaattaaaattcgactagagatgattagtggacattagaatttgaatttctcatgagtatgacacaccacatagtgactagataatcttgcaatatcattactaagtggtggtacccatataCACATATTTTTAAAGAAAtagagatgcacaatgcatatcactcccccaaaatgggatgttccattaatcactcaaagagagccaaatatgatgtcatcaagatgcattaggctcaaaacaatacacaagtatatgacaaacatacttgaatacacaagatacgcaagtaagacacaacacatacaaacacatatttggtacaaaaccaaacatgcaaaggggcaagtaacttacaataaatatgagttgaagtataagttaccacaaagaggaacattggatataagatatagataatAATCCTTATGACTTGGCttgataaaaatataatatatgaagatcccttaattcttcatgaagtagccaagtctccaatgccctccgcatacacctattgatcaaatttgagcttgttggtccccaccaagttgggtcctaagaggttagtcacgataggcttggcaacccaaatggttcatttcttgaaaccactttgagttccaacaaacttggcaaacacattgccatccttatccttccctagagaataatcatcatcaacaattatagggttagataaggtaccacctaagcatgaAGAAGCAAGatgccccttctcacgacataagtagcaagtgttcccctttttcttctttattgatttcttctcttggggaacaatatcttgattcttcttgggaagtggcctatcttcaacttgaggtcgggcTTGAGCttcaccttgaccttgtggccgattcccttgttgtttctcacttaagtgcttcttcttcttcaatgggcatgatctaacatggtgcccttcaactttgcacttgaagcaaacaatcttggccgaatccttgactttgtcttggcccttcttcttgttgttcttgctcttggacttgttcttgttattggagttgaatctaaGTACACTCttttcattgggggattgttgcacacttagcatcttgtcaagtgcggatttcccttcatgacgcttttccaagtctttcttcaaagaaaggacttgggcctcgagctctttgatttcctctacatggttagtagaaatacaagtactagaggaagtagaagcttcattgttagagcaacaaggcaaggcaagtaatccaacacaaggtgtatcaatagtttgactagatggattacaaggaatagcacatgaaaatatagcatttgtagtagagattgtgctaatgtacacataaggctcacaagatgttaccttagtgatactagcctcatgagctaactttagcttatcgtaggaagttagaagatcctcaagagagtgtgagagcgttttattgctttcttccaattccctacagTTGCTAGTTAgccaatcaagttgagcccttagctcaacattctcctttaagatagatgcttcacaagaagtagagttagtagcacaagcatcaacaatagatttttcattttcaagctcaaaggattcaattttttgtgtaagcataaagttcgtatgcttctcatcttttaactCTTGCTTGAGGAGTTCAATTCTTAGTCTCCTATTTTCAATATGAGATtctaactccactatggtttccttgtatttatttaaggtttccatagagtgttcaagattagcacgagcttctttattaccatgaagagaagcatataccatcccCATATCATGcaacaaggtattatattcttcatcattatcatcatcatcactctcatcattagaggttgTGTTAGgaatcaaagtaggagatacctttgatccatttgccataaggcacatgtgcataccggaggatgataatgaggatattcttgaatccccatttgaaatcgtgtcttgatccatagagtgttcggtttcctctacattgttagacaacaaacaactagagggaatagaagcattttgattacggaaacaagacaaggcaagcatatcatcatgagatctatgtaagcaatttacacatgatatgcaaggactatcaacacaagcatgtagattatttttagtgctagatgtgtttaagtccaaagaggaaacattgcaatgtgatagagatgaagaatcatcactatttagcacaatatcaacattgcaattttcctcaccactcaccatatcattaccttgtatcttgtcacacgttggtgaagtggatgaagatgagaactcatcacggccggaggtggaagcaacttggagctctgcatgatgtgaaggggaagagagctcctcggagacaccaccgaccaaatgagaaatggatccaccaaacatttccttaagcttgatccacatctcatgatacgactttcgctttatatatatcaagaacctacgaaaatctggcctcaaggagaataaaagctcattagatacttgagcttcaaggtgtaagtttttctcatcctctaaagatagatttttaggatccatcggaggagaaaaacctacatctagaaatttctcaatgtttggacacaaggtccgaagattgcaaagcaagcaatttcgccacaaaagataatttgtgccaacaaagataattgtgtcattgtgcactaaattactagccgacatctttactctcaaggcggtgaagccttaaacaaggagagaccttgctctgataccaattgaaagatcgagatgtcgcctagaggggggggggggtgaatatgcaattaaaaactcttacagatttgtcttgtaagaatgcagaattaaactaacgtttggattacaagcacaaaccctaaatatgctaagctcaactaagtgtaacaataacaattAGAGCTaggcaagataggcacaatatatatgtagcacaagtgatagcaagatatatgtacttcaagcacgatggctatcacaaggaaagagacctcgggtatagaaataaccgaggcacgcggagacgaggatgtattcccgtgttcccttcctttgcaagaaggtacgccacgtttggaggagtggaggtcccatgaaggattccccgcgccacgaaggctcaccctattctccgaaccacacccacaaatgataatggccctttccttatggttagcttttcctccgctccggagatggcaagctccacaaccacttcacaagctccacgaaggagaagcccggggctCTTCACAATCtttttgaagagatcaccggagcaccaaccgtcaagccaactaggaggtctccctccaagagtaacaagctcacggtctctcactcgaactaatcgtggtggagagctcaacactatgcaatgatgcaaagcaagaacactagaggtgttcaaatccctcactctcaaatcccacccaagcaacaaatgctaagatgagattggagaggaagaacaatggggaaagtcaacaaaagactccaagatctagatccaaagggttcccctcacttagaggagaaattgattggtggggattgtagatctagatctcctctctcaaatcctcaagaatgggcaagaatcatgggaggaatcaagggggaagcaagttcttcaaatagcaacaatgaaggtgaagaaggggaagaactaactcagctcaaggtggaagaaggctatttatagctagaggagaaaaataaccgttgggaaaAAAGATAGCACAAAATCGCAGGAAAAgcggcccagccggccgaccggggctggagccggacaggccggtcagcagcccggccggaccgggcACAGGCCGGATGGAGGCGGGTGAGCCACGCGGTGGAGAGGGAGGCCCAGCCGGGGCAGCAGCTGGCGCGGGCGGGTGGGCCGCactgaggcggagcggcggcccaGCAGGCGGTGCCCCCGGTTGGGCTGAGCGGCGCGCTGGGCATGGCCGGCGCCagccgggccctgggccggaccAGACCGGATGGGCCTCAGTAGGCGGTCCGGCTGGCACCAGCACCAAGGCCGGCctagaccgggtgggccggcgtgtgggccggcaggccggtcggccggccggccgccctttccttttctttttcttcttttactcttttccctttttctttaataacaaaagctcccgaactccgaattgaatgaaaccagttttgtttgaaagataacaacaaatgctatcctatagaaagtgaaaacacaagaatctgtaggaggggattttatcataaatataaaaggtagaaccttatatcatgaataaccggtaaaatcacccaacctcgaaaacgcaatagaagatgcatgcggattccgttttcgatgaacttgggcttgttgtaaagctagcaacaagctcaagaacttcacaCAGAGTAacgccaagaagcaatagggatatgcaaagtatgcaaaggattgagctccctaagacgatgtgatcaagttactcaaccgaaagcccctcttaatattgcggctatctatcctataatccggtctcccatcaaccaccttgagaccggtaaaaggaaaacctatcaaggtcataccattgccttgcgcatcccgcttgatcttgatgataactcttcaagctctacacaagccggaatgcctcacttgatcaatgttgcttcgtgaagactcacaaatgctcccccatacactatgatgggaaatctccattgatgcacatcttcacatgtccattatcaccaaatggacggcaagcttcaagcatgtgatccacttgagatgctcatcttgaacttgcccaactcaaccttgtatcttctcatactcacttaagatagagcatggctaatattgatttccacataagaactccatcttcatttcttcttcttgatcatatcacatatatatcttcaaaccgatgatcttgatgccaatacacaagatgtatctttatttacatggcatccatacttgaatccaacacatggaatacaagtagaacctatggaatattccttcatataaactcaatgaaaatattagcccataggggttgtcattaattaccaaaaccacacataggggcaatatacccttacagacgGCCTGGGTATGCAGGAAGGTCAGAGAGAATGACCCCGAGGTCGACCTGTTGGCGGTGGTGAgggccatcttgttcttggcagcGTCTGCGTCCGCCTTCTCCTTGAGGGCCTTGGCAGCCTCATGCCCTCATCGTCGGAGAGGGTCATGGAGACAAGAGCGTCGGCGAGGCacgagggttagggtttggtggttTCGGTGGCAGCGGAAGAGTTTGGGCGGCTCAGGCTACGGTTTtgcgtctgataccatgtaagattATGGAAACCACACGGTGGTGCCTTGTATTGATCAATATATAGAGGTTACAAGGCAGGGTTCGGGTCATACAATACACGAACAACTATACAAGGACTAGACATATACAATCGTATATCTATACAAATACAATACAGTTATATATTCTACCAGTATATATGCTAGCAAGAATTGAGAAATACACTATGCTCTTTACTCGTTATAACTTCAGAAATAACATATAGTTCATGTGTAATAAACAATAAATGCATCTGTTGCAGAACCATGGAGCGCCCCGAGATCTAATACACATACATGATGTGCTGCAGATCACTAAAATACCGTCAATCCAGGTACACCACTTAGGATCAGAACCTTAGCTTGTGGAGAAATAACCATTTAATTTTATTTGTAGGCCTTCTCAAAATCTATTTAAAGTAGGACACCATATAACTTTTTTCCTATGAATCTCGTGAATGGTTTCATGAATAATTGCCACCCTTCTAAAATATGGCGTCCCCGCATGAATGCAGTTTGAGTAGGACCAATAATTTTAGGCGCTACAATAGTCAGCCTACTTGTTCCTACTTTAGTGAATATCTTGAAACTCTTATTAAGCAAACAAATGGGACAGTACTGCTGAATTTGgacattattttgtttttttagtaGAAGTACAATagaacggaaattcaattcggctcccgggtgcatatgcaccctctatcaaaaaattatatttcgacatgtcgaaaaattttgacaaaaaattctacatgtacatctccacaataaacgtacgttcgtcaagtttcgcgaggaaccaatatgttttgtggtctatgtaaaaaagagaaattttatttcctgaaaagccttatttttagcattgaattttgtcttttttacacacgtcatacgacaagtcggatttttatgaaacgaatttgtgagcgtgtagcacgtgaagatgtacgttcgaattttttatttcaatttttcaaaattttaaaatgcatgtaacatgcatttcaaaataaagggagcatatgctcccatgtgccaaaacatcattcCCATACAATAGAACCGAAATTAAGATGATAAAAATGTAACTCTCCATAATGAAAACTTGCAAACATGGCCTTTATATCAAATTTGATAAAGTCCCAACATGCTTGATAGAATTCGGCTGGAAAATCATCGGGCTCAGGGGATTTGTTCCTCTCCATTTGCATAATAGCAGTGTAAACTTCAACCTCTGTCACCAGTAATACTAACATTATCATCTACAGAAAGTTTCGGTACATCTTGATTAACCGATTCTTccattggattttttttggcattgGATACCCAAAATGTTTCTTGTAGTAAATATAGACCTTTAATTATCTTCCCACATAATTATCCCCTCCTGTTGTTCTAATTGGAAAATCTTTTTCCTACAGTGTTTTCCGTTTGCAACGAAATGGAAGTACTTTGTGTTATTCCCACTTTGTTGCACATGCTTTACCTCGGCTCTTTGAGGCGCCACTTCATTTCCTCATTGAGTACTCATTTTCTCTAGCTATTCAGCACGAAACAATTGACATAGAAATTCTTATTTGCGTGTGACATATGAAACTGAATATTCCAAAACATTAAGAATCCGGGAATATTACAAATTCCAGACATAACACAAGAATATTTAAAATCAATCTTTTATCCACGTTCTTGTAAAAAGACAAATCCAGTTGTAACAGAAAATAGGCTGAATAATACGAAATTAGGATAGAGAGTCAATACCATAAAGTAGGTACTATTCATAGTAGGATTTATGTTTTTTAATTGTCGATAGAATTTGGATCTGGAAAATGTTGACATAGTGTcgccatcttttttttttgaaaaatttcaagACTTCCTTCATGCAATTTGTATATTTTCTTTGAATTTTTGAATTAGGAGATTAGTGCACTAGAACACTTAAGAGATGCCATTGCATGCTAATATGTAGACACAAAGATTATCTAGCGTTAAAAGAACAAGTCAAAAGGTTAATTGGTGAATTAGCACCCTGTGTaggatccagaatttacatatgACGGCAAACTCATGCACGCAACAGATAGGAAATGAACGCACAAGCACATAGTACACGAGCGCTTTCTGATCATGGCGACCAGCCGGTCAGGCTCCGATCAGGACAGCACAATGAACAGGGACAACGCGACGGCGCCGGCAGCGACGAGCGCCGCCTGGGCAGCGGTAGCAACGGCGGCGGAGCTCGTGCCCTCCTGGCCTGGCTGGACCTGCGGTACGTCGTCGGGGCATTTTATGCCATCTTTGTCCCCCTTGCAGGTGTTGGCGAAGAGCCCCGAGGGGTACTTGCCGTAGAGGTGGATCAGGCTGAACATGGTGGCGGCGCAGTTGGTGGACTGGTCGTTGATGTAGATGCCGTAGGGGCAGGCGAAGTCCGCGAGCGCCGAGCAGCACAGCGCCGGCTGGTACAGGGGGCCCTTGCACCGGCTCGTGATCAGCGTGTAGTTTGCCCCTTCGAAGGTCACCGGGCAATCTGAGAGAACGATCGAGGAATTGAAATCCGTAATGTTAGTCAGCGAGTACGGGAGATGTACGAGACGATCGCGAAAGAATGTAGTTACCCTTCTTGGTCTGGAGCAAGCTCCGGCCGGCGGCGCCATGGGAGTGGAGCGCGTCATCTGCATCCACGCGACCAAACGGGGAGATCGGTCAGACAGATCAAACCATGTGTCCAGAAAACCGAATCACGTCAAATTAATGATGGGAATTAAGCGCCACAACGAGGATGACCGTGGACCAACTTGAGATGAatccggcagcggcggcgagacCGACGACGGCGGCGATTACGGCGGCGCGCAGCATCATGACTCTATCCAGCTCCAGACCCATCTCAAGAATTAACTATGTGGCCGCCTCCTCCCTGACCGCGGAGAGGCCACCTCTTCCGGTGTCAGGAGCAATGGAAGAGGAACGACGACGGTGAAGAGAGGTAACCAGCTGGGTCCGTACGGTGGCGCGTCAGAGAGAGACGAAGCGATGGTGAGacggacggacgaggaggagggcagaGATTGGCGCCGGCGCGCGCGGCCGGGACAAATGGGGATGCGTTTAAAAATAGGTGTCGATTTGAACGGTTAGGAATGCCGGGGGCCGGACCTTGCGGTGAACCGATGGCTAAGTGGCTAACACCACCCCCTTGAAGTTCTGCATGCCCCAATGATATTTTAAAAGTTTATCTTTCATGATATTTTACCAATTTCGTTTTAAACAAAATCGAAGTCACAAGCTGACAAAAATTTCctctatgattttttttttcaaatctgaaTGATTTTACTACAAATATTTTTTTGAATCTTCAACGAAAACCATTAACTTATTTGAAACGGGTAGAACCATTTCAAAATTCAGAAAGGGTTAACTTTTGCCAATACTGAGATATAGAGGAGCGTCTATGCAGTAATTACACATTCTTATTTCTAAATGAGGAAAAGACTCGGGACATTTGTTGTTCATCTCTAGTGGGCTAGTCAAACCTTTGTAGACATATATTTGCGCACAATGTTTTTACAACCCTATTGTTTAATGATGTGCAACTTGATCGACTAAAGGAGGATGATTTCTCCAGCGTCTAACAAAACTTGTAGGAGGGAAGATATTTGTTCGGTTTAATGCTATGCGTGTAATATGCACTCATGAAATAGTCTAGAGTCGAAGAAGATATTTTCCTCATCATAAGATAAGTCATGAATATTGTTTGCTTGGCGGAGAACTCTATGCTATAGCAAAGGGGTACACTGTCCGAGAGTGGTGTTTGTTCCGTGTGCGGGACCTCCAGCGCACGAAATCAATAGGTTTCGTGGCATATCATTACGTTTCAAAATTTCGAAACTTCACGAAACATAATGAAACCTGAAGCGCGGATCTCAAAGCATGAAACAAAGTGAATCTAACGATAGAAATATGCACGAAATGTCCCGTGTGCACGGGACATGTGCATTATTTCTGTACACACAGTTCCGCACCATGCAGGAGCAAATCCTCCCCCACTAATAATTGGTTGATGGTGTATGAACTTTCACTCTGCAGTCCACGTACGTGTCTTCACTGGCCATGCATAAAAAGGACTAAGCACTAACAACACCCTTGCAAAGGCACCACCAATGATCGGCAATCTTCCTAAAAGTCACCTGTCTTGAAGCATAGAAGTGGTCGCGTTATTGGATATATATAGTCGTACAAAGTTTAGTTTCCACTTGGTAGCTACACATGCAGCACGCATGATGGAGTGAGTTGCCGCCCGCAATTAGGATTTCGTTTTCAAGAAGGTTACGCGTCCCTCTCACTTTCCCATCGCCAATATCCACCGTGTCAATCTACAAGAACTCCAGAACTCGCAACCGCAGATCAGTGCAAAATGGCTGCAATTTGAAGTACAAACATATTTTTCACTAGTACTTGAAACGTATTCTGGTTCAAGTTCTAATCCGAAATTTATACTGTGTATATTTACAAACATCAATATAAGCTTTCGGACAAAAAAGTACTAGTCTTGGTTTCTTTACAAGCAAGGTGTAATAATAAACGAATCTTAATCTATCAGTACTTGTTGCGGTTCCTGACGGGGAAACTACGGATAACCGCCGTCGCGTCGATCGCCTCTCTCCTGGACGCCGGAGCAGGCCTGTGGGCAGGGCACtggcgcgggaagaaggcgaggACCGCCGCGGTGAGCAGCGTAGCCACGAGCCGGCCGCCGAAGACCATCATGACGAGGCACACGAGCACGGCCGCCGGGCCCAGCGCGGGCGACCGCTTCCGCTCGCCCTGCTGCTGCGGCGGCCTCTTGGCCGGCTGAGGAGGCGTCGTGTCTGCCAgagaggacagcgacgacgaggaggaggagcgggagcaGGAGGatatggaggacgacgacgaggtgcAGGCGGAGTCGAGCGACGCCGCGGTGCTCAGCGCCGACGACGACGTGGACGG includes these proteins:
- the LOC124669916 gene encoding zinc finger CCHC domain-containing protein 10-like, whose protein sequence is MKFACFGGAAAVADETVAAQTRHRRRRTKFLFGSKADKSTSQQTKTKGTTSPGRRREMTDFDIYMAAAAARKSSAPSTSSSALSTAASLDSACTSSSSSISSCSRSSSSSSLSSLADTTPPQPAKRPPQQQGERKRSPALGPAAVLVCLVMMVFGGRLVATLLTAAVLAFFPRQCPAHRPAPASRREAIDATAVIRSFPVRNRNKY
- the LOC124672541 gene encoding GPI-anchored protein LLG1-like; translated protein: MGLELDRVMMLRAAVIAAVVGLAAAAGFISNDALHSHGAAGRSLLQTKKDCPVTFEGANYTLITSRCKGPLYQPALCCSALADFACPYGIYINDQSTNCAATMFSLIHLYGKYPSGLFANTCKGDKDGIKCPDDVPQVQPGQEGTSSAAVATAAQAALVAAGAVALSLFIVLS